The sequence below is a genomic window from Denitratisoma sp. DHT3.
CACGCAAGTAGACTACCTACTAGTTAGTAGGTTGGTCAAGTGATGTAATTTTTCTGTAAAATCAGCGCGTTTGAAATGAACTCTCTGGAGCTGGCACATGCGTTTCGTCCGTTCTCTGTCTCTTGTGGCGTTTCTTTCCGTCGCCGTCGTCGCGTGCGACAGGAATCCGGCCTCGCTGCCCGCGGATCAGCGACCCGTGACGAGTCAATTGCCTTCCGCGGAGCGTTTCAAGTTTCGTCATCTGCCCGTCGAGGGCGCGCCGAATTTTCGCGATCTCGGCGGTTACAGAACGGCCGATGGCCTGTCGGTGAAGTGGGGAATGCTGTATCGAACCGACGCGCTCAATGAGCTGACCGATGGCGACGAGGCGTACCTCGAACGGTTGAACATCCAGAGAATCGTCGATTTCCGCGGTCCGCTGGAGGTCAAGGACGCGCCGGACCGGCTGCCGGCGCCCCTTGCCGCACGGTATGTGAGCATGCCGATGCCGGTCGCGGAGCTGAAAGGGGACCGCAAGTTCGTCGAGCGGCTGATGCGCGGCGATACGGCCGACATGAAACTCAACGACATGCTGGTCGACATCAACCGCCAATTCGTCAGGGATTTCACGCCGGTATTCAGGGAATGGCTGCATGGTCTTGCGAATGCCCCCGAGGGCGCGCAGGTCATCCATTGCACGTCCGGGAAGGACCGCACCGGCTTCGCCGCGGCGGTTTTCCTGCTCAGCCTTGGCGTGCCGATGGATACGGTGATGCAGGATTACCTGGCTTCGAACGATTACCTGAGAGACAAGAACGAGCGGTCCGTTCTCAAGCTGAAAGTCTTCTCGCTGTTCCGCGCCGACACGGACGGCATCCGCTTCATCATGGGCGTCGAAAAACGCTATCTACAGGCGGCGTTCGACACGATCAACGCCGATTACGGATCGATCGACAACTACCTGGTCAAAGGGCTGGGGGTCGATCCGGCATTCCGGGAAAAACTGCGGGAACGCTATCTCGACGGGATGCGCTCTTCCTGAGGGCACGCTGATTCCGACTGGCCCGCACCTACAGGACACGCTGAACAAGTCATGACCCGTTCGGGCTGAGCTTGACGAAGGGCTCAGTACGAACGGACTTGTTCCGCGCTTCCTAAAGAAAGCGCCGGGCCTCCTCCAGGACGCGTTCCAGCTGGTTGTGATGCACCCAGTGTCCGGCGCCTGGAATCGTGATCGAGCGGGCGTCTGGAAACAGGTCCAGGGCGCCGTTGCGTTGCGGGTCGGAGTGTTCTCCGCAAGCGTCGCCGCGCAGAAACAGCACGGGGCAGGTGACGTTCGGCCACAGGGCCGTGGTTTCGGGGCCGGAGAGGAATTGCGGCGGCATGGCCGCCAGGTAGGGGTCGTATTTCCAGTACAGGCCGCCTTCTTTCCGCTTCAGGCCATGGACCGTCAGATGCCGCACTTGATCGGCCGACAGGTGCGGATGCTCGACGGCGAGGCGGGCCATGGCCTCTTCCTCGTTCGGGTATGGGCGCGTGCCGCGTTTTTCCGCCCTGCCCGCGCGCTCGAACCATTCCCGCGCCACCTCTGCCGGGGCGTCCGTGTGCTGGGCGCGCAGGCGTCGCGGCGTGTAATGGATGAAGGGGTCGATGACCAGCGCGCGTTCCGTGCGTTCCGGAAACAGCGCGGCGTACAGCAGCGAGATGAAGCCGCCGAAGGAGTGGCCGACGATCCTGACCTTTTCCGCTTGCAGATGATCGACGAGGCGGGCGAGGTCATACACGTGATTGAGCAGCAGGTACGCTCCGCCCGTGTCCCAGTCGGAATCGCCGTGGCCGCGCAGGTCGGGCGCGATCACCCGCCAGTCGGCGCGCAGCCCGGCGGCCATCCAGTCCCAACTGCGGCAGTGGTCGTAGCCGCCATGGACCATCAGCACGAGCGGTGCGTCGGCGTTGCCCCAGTCGGCATAATGCAGCCGCAATCGTTGCGAATCGAAGTGGCGGCCGTGCGGCTCAGTCATCGTCCGTGTCATGTGCAATCCCTCGGGCCGGCCGCCGCGAGACGGCCGGTTCCTTGTCGATCAATACTCGTAGATCAGGTCCACGCCGTTCATGCGCGGCTCGCCATACTGGGTGGAAATCAGGCCCAGGTTG
It includes:
- a CDS encoding tyrosine-protein phosphatase, with protein sequence MRFVRSLSLVAFLSVAVVACDRNPASLPADQRPVTSQLPSAERFKFRHLPVEGAPNFRDLGGYRTADGLSVKWGMLYRTDALNELTDGDEAYLERLNIQRIVDFRGPLEVKDAPDRLPAPLAARYVSMPMPVAELKGDRKFVERLMRGDTADMKLNDMLVDINRQFVRDFTPVFREWLHGLANAPEGAQVIHCTSGKDRTGFAAAVFLLSLGVPMDTVMQDYLASNDYLRDKNERSVLKLKVFSLFRADTDGIRFIMGVEKRYLQAAFDTINADYGSIDNYLVKGLGVDPAFREKLRERYLDGMRSS
- a CDS encoding alpha/beta fold hydrolase, yielding MTEPHGRHFDSQRLRLHYADWGNADAPLVLMVHGGYDHCRSWDWMAAGLRADWRVIAPDLRGHGDSDWDTGGAYLLLNHVYDLARLVDHLQAEKVRIVGHSFGGFISLLYAALFPERTERALVIDPFIHYTPRRLRAQHTDAPAEVAREWFERAGRAEKRGTRPYPNEEEAMARLAVEHPHLSADQVRHLTVHGLKRKEGGLYWKYDPYLAAMPPQFLSGPETTALWPNVTCPVLFLRGDACGEHSDPQRNGALDLFPDARSITIPGAGHWVHHNQLERVLEEARRFL